The Kiloniellales bacterium genomic interval GGGCGGCACGCGGCGCCGGACAGGGGTCGGCGCGATCAGCTCGCGCATGAACTGGTTAAGTCGAAACATTCCTTTCCTCCCTGGCCGCGATCCGCAGGCCGGTCTTCTTCAGGATGCGCGTGCTGTAGAGCACCTCGTGCCCGCGGTCGGCTTCGCCCAGCAGCGCGGCGATCTGCGCCACCTTCAGCTCGACTTCGCTGCGTGTTTGGCCGTGCACCATGGCGAAGAGGTTGTAGGGCCAGTCGGGCGGGTGCCGCGGCCGCTGGTAGCAATGGGTCACGAACTCGAGCGCGCCGACCCGGCGGCCGAGCGCGCTGACTTCCCCGTCCGGGATGTTCCAGACCGACATGCCGTTGGCCCGGTAGCCGAGCCTGTAGTGATTGGGCACGGCGCCGATGCGCCGGATCGCGCCCCGCGCCTGCATGGCCGCCAGTCGTTCCATGACTTCCCCGGGCGCGAGGCCGAGCGTTTCCGCGACCCTGTGGTAGGGCCGGGCGCAGAGCGGCAGGCCGGACTGGGTCGCGGCGACGATCCGGCGGTCGAGGTCGTCGACCGTCCGCGACTTTGTCTCTGGGGGCGCCGCGCTCATACCGTCAACCTCAGCTCGAGGAAGTACTCCTCGCGCTTGGGCATGTTCAGGACCGGAAGCCCGGTCGCCGCCTCGATCTCCGCCAGCACCGCGGCGACCTGCTCGGGCCGTTCGGTCGCGACGACGAACCACATGTTCAGCCGGTGATCGCGCTGGTAGTTGTGCGCCACCTCGGGGAAAGCGTTGACGGTCTCGGCGACCGCCTCGAAGCGCGCCTCCGGCACGGCCATGGCCGCGAGCGTCAAGCCGCCGCCGAGCCTCTCGGCGTCGTAGAGCGGGCCGAAGCGGGACAGCACCTTCTGCTCCAGCATGCCTTGCAGACGCCCGATCAAGGTCGTTTCGGAGACACCCAGCCGGGCGGCCGCCTCGGCATAGGGGCGTTCGGCGACGGGAAAGCCGCCCTGCAGAGCATTGATGATCTTCCGGTCGAGGGCGTCCATCAGACCGCAACCGCCTTGGCCGTTTCCACGCCCTCTCGCGGAGTACCGTAGCGCGCGCCCCGCTGCTTGAAGCGGCGACGGCTGAACAAGGTGGCGCGGGCGACCTCGGTCAGGCCGGCTTGCGCCGCGGCCTCGAGGACGAGCGCCTCCACCTTGGCCCGGTCGCGCCCATGAATCATGCAGAAGAGGTTGTAGGGCCAGTGCGGCGGCCGGCGCGGACGCTGGTAGCAGAGCGTGACGAAGGGCAGCCGCGCGAGGCGCTCTCCGGCCGCGCGTACCTGGGAATCGGGCACGTCCCAGACGACCATGGCATTGGCCCGGTAGCCCAGTTCGTGATGGCGGACGACCACGCCCCATCGGCGGATCGCGCCGCGATCGATCAGGCGGCGCAGGCCCGCGACGACCTCGTCCTCGGAGAGGCCGAGCCGCGCGCCGACCTCGGCGTAGGGCCGCGGCGCCAGCGGCAGGCCGTCCTGGACGGCGGCGATCAGGCGCCGTTCGAGGTCGCTCAGTCCCATTGCAGCGGGAACCCCAGATCCAGCCGGTAGGCCTCGACCAGAGGCAGGTCGAACACGGCGAGGCCGGTCTGCCGTTCGATGTCATCCAGCACGCATCGCACGGCCTCGCGGTCGCGGGCCGCAACGACGAACCAAAGATTGAGGCGGTGCTCGCGCTCGTAGTTGTGGTTCACCTCGGGGAAGGCACTCACCGTCTCTGCCACCGCTTCGAGCCGGTCAGGCGGGACCGCCATGGCGGCCAGCGTGCTCCAACCCGCGCGGTGCGGCGTCACGACGGCGCCGATGCGGGAAATGGTGCCGGACTCCTGCAGGCTTTCGAGCGCGGCGATCACCGTTGCCTCGTCGCAGCCGAGATCTTCGGCGATCGCCGCGTAAGGCCGGGAGACCAGCGGAAAGCCGCGCTGATAGTCGTTCAGCAACCGCTTCTCCAGCGGCGAGGGCTCGCGGTCGCGTTCCGTTGCAAGATCCATTGCAGGCATTGGCCCTCCTAGAGCCCGATCCGATTGGCCCGGGCGGTGAGGAAGATGCCGCTCGGTTTCTTGGCCGGGAGCTCGGCGATGCGGGCAAAGGTTTCCGTGTCGTAGACCTCGACCCGGTCGCCGTCGCGCACCGAGAGCCAGACCTGCTCGCCCCGCGGCGTGAACTCGAGATGCAGGACAGCGGGGCCCGGCTCCAGGGTCTGCACCACCTGCCGCGTCGCCACGTCGATGACCTGGACCACGCCGTTGCTCGGGTGCGCGAAGTTGACCCAGACCTGACGCCCGTCCGGGCGCGCCACGACGAAGATCGGCTGTCCCTGCACCGGGATGCGGCCGACCTGGCGCCAGCTGTCCCGCTCGACGACGAGCACTTCGTGCCTGCCCACGGCGGGGAGAAAGATCTGGTTGCCCGCGCTGGCCCAGCCTTCGAGATGGGGCATCTTGTAGACTGGAAGCGGTTCCTCGCCGCGCCCGTAGCCGTCGAGAATGCGCCTGACGCCCACGTCGAGCTGCCAGAGATCGAGCAGCGCGATACCGTCTTCGCCGAACAGGCCGGCCAGGTAGTAGCGGCCGTCCGGCGTGATCAAGCCGTCATAGGGCAGCTGGCCGATGTCCCGGTACTTCCGGATCTTCGGGCTGGCGGGCTCGGAGAGGTCGGCAACCCAGATCTCGCCTGCGTCGTAGAGGCTGAACACGAAGCGCTGGCCCGGCGCGTCGACCAGGCCGACCACCTTCGAGGTCGCGCCGGCCGCGCCATAGACCGCCGGGATGTCGGCCACCAGCTCGAGCGAGTCCGCGTCGAACACGCGAACGCCGCCCGGTTCGTAGTTGGACACGGCGATCAAGCTGCCGTCCTGGGAGATCGCGCCGCCGATCGAGTTCCCGGCCTGCACGACCCTCTGGTCGAGCCTGCCGTTGAGGAGGTCGATCTTGTTGAGGCCGCCGTCGCGCCCGAAGACGTAGGCATAGCGCCCGTCGCGCGAGAAGACCGTCGAGGCGTGGGACAGGTCGCCCAGTCCGGCGACCTCGGACACGGT includes:
- a CDS encoding AsnC family transcriptional regulator: MSAAPPETKSRTVDDLDRRIVAATQSGLPLCARPYHRVAETLGLAPGEVMERLAAMQARGAIRRIGAVPNHYRLGYRANGMSVWNIPDGEVSALGRRVGALEFVTHCYQRPRHPPDWPYNLFAMVHGQTRSEVELKVAQIAALLGEADRGHEVLYSTRILKKTGLRIAAREERNVST
- a CDS encoding AsnC family transcriptional regulator; protein product: MDALDRKIINALQGGFPVAERPYAEAAARLGVSETTLIGRLQGMLEQKVLSRFGPLYDAERLGGGLTLAAMAVPEARFEAVAETVNAFPEVAHNYQRDHRLNMWFVVATERPEQVAAVLAEIEAATGLPVLNMPKREEYFLELRLTV
- a CDS encoding AsnC family protein codes for the protein MGLSDLERRLIAAVQDGLPLAPRPYAEVGARLGLSEDEVVAGLRRLIDRGAIRRWGVVVRHHELGYRANAMVVWDVPDSQVRAAGERLARLPFVTLCYQRPRRPPHWPYNLFCMIHGRDRAKVEALVLEAAAQAGLTEVARATLFSRRRFKQRGARYGTPREGVETAKAVAV
- a CDS encoding Lrp/AsnC family transcriptional regulator, whose product is MDLATERDREPSPLEKRLLNDYQRGFPLVSRPYAAIAEDLGCDEATVIAALESLQESGTISRIGAVVTPHRAGWSTLAAMAVPPDRLEAVAETVSAFPEVNHNYEREHRLNLWFVVAARDREAVRCVLDDIERQTGLAVFDLPLVEAYRLDLGFPLQWD
- a CDS encoding cytochrome D1 domain-containing protein — protein: MDLGRSLVLVSLTLALAACATAPRGTGDMGLVVERADGRVQIVETTGRSTVSEVAGLGDLSHASTVFSRDGRYAYVFGRDGGLNKIDLLNGRLDQRVVQAGNSIGGAISQDGSLIAVSNYEPGGVRVFDADSLELVADIPAVYGAAGATSKVVGLVDAPGQRFVFSLYDAGEIWVADLSEPASPKIRKYRDIGQLPYDGLITPDGRYYLAGLFGEDGIALLDLWQLDVGVRRILDGYGRGEEPLPVYKMPHLEGWASAGNQIFLPAVGRHEVLVVERDSWRQVGRIPVQGQPIFVVARPDGRQVWVNFAHPSNGVVQVIDVATRQVVQTLEPGPAVLHLEFTPRGEQVWLSVRDGDRVEVYDTETFARIAELPAKKPSGIFLTARANRIGL